The following coding sequences are from one Streptomyces sp. NBC_01294 window:
- a CDS encoding SigE family RNA polymerase sigma factor: protein MTTPVCTLASNPTPYPSFSAYVRTRGTVLMRTARSLTANPCDAEDLLQTALAKTYVAWDRIEDHRALDGYVRRTLVNTRTSQWRKRKVDEFVCDELPETEAAPASDPAEAQALRDAMWRAVTRLPDRQRAMVVLRYYEDMSEVQTAKLLGVSVGTVKSAVSRALGKLREDPELAPVR from the coding sequence ATGACCACGCCTGTGTGCACGCTCGCCTCGAATCCGACGCCGTACCCGTCGTTCTCGGCGTACGTCCGTACCCGCGGCACGGTCCTGATGCGCACCGCGCGGTCCCTCACCGCCAACCCGTGCGATGCGGAGGACCTGCTCCAGACGGCCCTCGCGAAGACGTACGTGGCCTGGGACCGCATCGAGGACCACCGCGCCCTGGACGGCTACGTCCGGCGCACCCTCGTCAACACCCGCACCTCCCAGTGGCGCAAGCGCAAGGTCGACGAGTTCGTATGCGATGAGCTCCCGGAGACCGAGGCGGCCCCGGCCTCCGACCCGGCGGAGGCGCAGGCGCTGCGGGACGCGATGTGGCGCGCGGTGACCCGGCTGCCCGACCGCCAGCGGGCCATGGTCGTCCTGCGGTACTACGAGGACATGAGCGAGGTGCAGACCGCGAAGCTGCTGGGTGTCTCGGTCGGCACGGTCAAGAGCGCCGTCTCCCGCGCGCTGGGCAAGCTCCGCGAGGACCCGGAACTCGCACCGGTCCGCTGA